The Triplophysa rosa linkage group LG15, Trosa_1v2, whole genome shotgun sequence genomic sequence TGTGATCATGCAAAGTGTCAAGTATATGCAAGCAGGTGTAATCTATGACATCAgctaaacataataataataatcttacaCAAATACATTATAATAATATGAAAGTCATTGTATCGTGGTAGACATCATATACTCTGAACTCGGGTGTAAACATCTCATTAATGCTTTCTCACTTGTTTCAATTATTTCCTCCTAAATGAAGGCTCATAAACACTCAAAACCCACACCTGttgtttcaacacaaacatgagaTCTGTCTTCTCCACACCTTGTGTCCACACAGCGTGTTTAAGTGGATTGTGCTTGCTTTCTtatagggttgggccgatagacgatggCTTCAtccatcgccgatggctgaAAGACATCACGATGCCGGCTCAACATCGTGATGTCTTTCAGACACGGATAAGACACACATGACTTTATATCCGTGCAGCTCACGTATGTATAGAAAAGACGCATGTGGCGTGCGACTTCATACATGTGTGAGCTGCGCGGATATTGAGAAGACGCACGTGACTTAatgtctgcgcagctcgcgtatgtacagtatagagAAGACGCTTGTGACTTTATAACTGCGTGCACTccccgatgtcatcgtccaACCCTACTTTTTTGTGTCAACAATGTGCTGTATACTTTGAGTAACGGCAACACGTGATTTAGATGCATAATTTGATTTATCTGTCTTTCCTGTATTTCAGCAGTAAGACATGGCAGACGCCAAGCAGCCCTCTGACAAGCCCCAGAGGAAGATGTCCACCGCAGGGGAGAGTTTATACAAGGTGCTGGGACTGGAGAAAGGGGCTTCAGGAGACGATATAAAAAAATCGTACAGGTAAATTAAACACAGCTGATACACATCACTTGGCCCTTTTTGTGGACAAGAAATGAGGAAATGTCAACTAGTTTACGATGCTGCTTTGGACCGATTCACAAAACAAATATGCTTGGTCCACAGAAAACTGGCTCTAAAATACCACCCAGACAAAAATCCTGACAACCCTGAAGCTGCAGAAAAGTTTAAAGAAATTAACAACGCTAATTCCATCCTCGCCGACGAGACCAAGCGCAAGATCTACGATGAATACGGTTCAATGGGCCTCTACGTGTCCGAGCAGTTTGGAGAGGAGAGTGTCAAATATTACTTCCTCATGTCCAAGTGTTGGTTCAAGGTGAGAGAGAGTGTTCAACCTCCACGTAACGGAGGTTTTGTTCTGTTAGGATATTTATTGTTGCCTATACCAGTAGGCCATTACTGTCTTCTTTACTGTAAACTCAGCAGTGTGTGCAAGTTTCCATTGTGACGCATCCATTTGCTTGCGGTTTCGATGGAAACAAAAAGACCCTTGCTTTCCGTTCTCATGTCTCGGTGAATTAGCAAGCTTTGTTCTCTTTGAGACACTGCCATTTGAATTTACTTAAGATAATGTAGTTTTTGATCTTCCAGGGGCCATTTTCCCGATAAGGCTTAATGCCAAAGGCACAGCGGCTGAGCCGGAGTAAAAAGCAGCAGCTTGTTTTGATCTACAAAGTTATAAATAAACGTTGATGTGCATTGTTTTTGGAATCATTTCC encodes the following:
- the dnajc5ga gene encoding dnaJ (Hsp40) homolog, subfamily C, member 5 gamma a isoform X1 is translated as MADAKQPSDKPQRKMSTAGESLYKVLGLEKGASGDDIKKSYRKLALKYHPDKNPDNPEAAEKFKEINNANSILADETKRKIYDEYGSMGLYVSEQFGEESVKYYFLMSKCWFKAMVMCCAVFSCCCCCCCCCFCCGKCKPPEDDENYQYVDPEDLEAQIKAEQDGGGSSIPILINTSEFTHFASSQPTYTAQK
- the dnajc5ga gene encoding dnaJ (Hsp40) homolog, subfamily C, member 5 gamma a isoform X2 is translated as MADAKQPSDKPQRKMSTAGESLYKVLGLEKGASGDDIKKSYRKLALKYHPDKNPDNPEAAEKFKEINNANSILADETKRKIYDEYGSMGLYVSEQFGEESVKYYFLMSKCWFKAMVMCCAVFSCCCCCCCCCFCCGKCKPPEDDENYQYVDPEDLEAQIKAEQDGGGETIIIVQPISSPGPEISSEILPDSK